Proteins from a single region of Pangasianodon hypophthalmus isolate fPanHyp1 chromosome 7, fPanHyp1.pri, whole genome shotgun sequence:
- the tmem265 gene encoding transmembrane protein 121, with the protein MLPSPQVCLSTLVTVSTMAVLDLYLLEQSMLGRGSRAWPAAWACTAVALGDLGFLLALRFVSAGVASEARSPRRAFASALWFLFLSLLELKLFFVCQNYRHERRPADPLARKTLTLLLSVGLPSLFLVLTGAEHVTPAHRKQEVRARLLWVALDLLDVLDLQAGLWEEAQSGAVVPLWVDGVVFFYCYVLLLLLPCVSLTELALPGLRRARREAVYPWLSLFAINVMTLGLRAVGVLWYRDPRISTVFVGKNVLALVVKLRSAWDVHRNGSGGGQGERGEGGGRNQSLGMDAEQVEQGQGGTTPSTQDHTLLRTHGQSHIRLDRTESSLGSAFISEEL; encoded by the coding sequence ATGTTACCTTCACCCCAGGTGTGTTTGTCCACCCTGGTGACGGTGAGCACGATGGCTGTGCTTGACCTCTATCTCCTGGAACAGAGCATGCTGGGGCGTGGGAGTAGGGCTTGGCCGGCTGCATGGGCATGCACAGCTGTGGCGCTTGGTGACCTGGGCTTCCTGCTGGCACTTCGCTTTGTGTCGGCTGGAGTGGCGTCAGAGGCACGCTCGCCACGGCGTGCCTTTGCCAGCGCTCTCTGGTTCCTGTTCCTATCCTTGCTGGAGCTCAAGCTTTTCTTTGTGTGCCAGAACTACAGACATGAACGGCGGCCAGCCGACCCATTGGCGCGCAAGACCCTCACTCTCCTGCTCTCTGTGGGGCTGCCCTCACTCTTTCTAGTACTGACGGGAGCTGAGCATGTAACGCCGGCACACAGGAAGCAGGAAGTTCGTGCCAGGCTCCTTTGGGTGGCCCTAGACCTGTTAGATGTCCTGGACTTGCAGGCCGGCCTGTGGGAGGAGGCTCAGAGTGGTGCAGTGGTCCCATTATGGGTTGATGGTGTTGTCTTCTTCTACTGCTATGTGCTACTGCTTCTCTTGCCCTGTGTCTCACTCACCGAGCTAGCACTTCCAGGCCTGAGGCGAGCACGAAGGGAAGCTGTGTACCCGTGGCTCAGTCTGTTTGCCATCAATGTGATGACACTGGGGCTCAGAGCTGTGGGTGTACTCTGGTACAGGGACCCAAGGATATCCACAGTGTTCGTGGGGAAGAATGTGCTGGCATTGGTTGTCAAGCTTAGATCAGCTTGGGATGTGCACAGGAACGGGAGCGGTGGGGGACAGGGAGAAAGGGGCGAGGGTGGAGGGAGAAACCAGAGCTTGGGGATGGATGCAGAGCAAGTGGAGCAAGGGCAGGGTGGCACAACTCCATCCACTCAGGACCACACACTCTTGCGCACTCATGGCCAAAGCCATATAAGGCTGGATCGTACTGAGAGCTCCCTGGGATCTGCCTTTATTTCAGAGGAGCTCTAG